The stretch of DNA CACTGGTCCAGGTGGCCTCGTTTGTCCGACATCTCTCCAACTCTCGGCTGGCCGCGGCTCAGTTTCCTGAGGTGATCCCCGGCACCCCGATTCGTCGGCCGGCAGCGTGGGCTACGGTCCCTCCCGGCTCGAGTGGGGCCCCATAGCGTGGCGTGGGCCCGCCAACCGTGACCCGGTTGGCCGCTCGGTGGTCCTATCCCAGATAGGGCCAACCCGCCGACGGCGGCGATGGGCCCTCGGACCCTGAATTGCCGCCGGTATGCGCCCCCTCACTGCCGCCAATGTCACGCCCCGCCTGCTGGTGGGGGCGATGCTTGCCCTGACGCTCGCCGCCTGTAGTGGCGACACGCCCGCGACGGCGCCGGTGTTGCCGGATCCGGAGACGCCGGGGGCGCCGTCCATTCCGGTGGCGTCGGTGACGACGTCGCTTTCGTCCGACACGGTGTGGGTGGGCACCACGACGCAGGCGCAGGTGGTGCTCCGGAGCAGCACGGGGCTCGTGCTGACGGGGCGCGCGGTATCGTGGAGCTCGAGCGCGAGTGCGGTGGCCACGGTGGACAGCACGGGGCGCGTGACGGCGCTCAGTGAAGGGTCGGCGCAGATCACAGGCACGAGCGAAGGCGTCTCGGGGAGTGCGACGATCACGGTGCGCATTCCGGTGGCGAGCGTGACGATCAATGCGCCGCTCCGCCAGAAGGTGGGGGAGCCGTATGCGCTCGAAGCGATCATCCGCACCGCCGATCGCACCGAAGTGCAGCGCGGGGTGACGTGGCGCGTGCGCGATACGGCGCTCGCGACCATCACCTCGAACGGCGTGCTCACGCCGAAGGTCGAAGGCGCCTACATGGTGGAAGCCGATGTGGACGGCCGCACCTGGGGGCGCGGGTTCACGTCGTACGACTGGGGCTCGACGTCGGCGCAGGATGCGATTCTGTGGTCGGAAGACGCGCTGCGCTTCGATGACACGGACCGGCTGCAGCTGCTAAGCCTCACCTGCGGGGCAGGCGGCAGCTTTGGCGTGACGCTGGGGCTCTATGGCACCACGGCTGCCGCCAGCACGGTGCAGTACGCCATCGACGACGACACGCCGGTCTCGAGCGCGTGGACCATCGACGCTGACACGCAGCGCTGGCTCGCGCTCGGCGGGACGAATGCGGAGAAGCTGGCCTTTGCCGATCGCCTCGCGACGGCGCGGAAGCTCACGCTCCGCTTTACGATCGCCGGTGGGCAGACGGAGACGCTCACGTGGCGCGTCACCGGTCTTGCGCCGCGA from Gemmatimonadaceae bacterium encodes:
- a CDS encoding Ig-like domain-containing protein, which encodes MRPLTAANVTPRLLVGAMLALTLAACSGDTPATAPVLPDPETPGAPSIPVASVTTSLSSDTVWVGTTTQAQVVLRSSTGLVLTGRAVSWSSSASAVATVDSTGRVTALSEGSAQITGTSEGVSGSATITVRIPVASVTINAPLRQKVGEPYALEAIIRTADRTEVQRGVTWRVRDTALATITSNGVLTPKVEGAYMVEADVDGRTWGRGFTSYDWGSTSAQDAILWSEDALRFDDTDRLQLLSLTCGAGGSFGVTLGLYGTTAAASTVQYAIDDDTPVSSAWTIDADTQRWLALGGTNAEKLAFADRLATARKLTLRFTIAGGQTETLTWRVTGLAPRLATFAAGCR